GCACGCAGGAACTACGCCCAGGCCACCGAGAAGAAGAAggtggagctggaggagctcaAGAAGAAGTGTGAGAGGACTTCCAGCGAGATCAACACGCAGGCGAAGaagctggagaagctgcaggttttggcagggctgctgggtggTTGTGGGAGTGGGGTCACCCCTCATTCCCCACTCGTTTTTCCATGGGGTCGTGGAATTattgaggttggaaaagtcTCTGAGACCATCAAGTCCGACTGTTCtctgagcactgccagggccactGCTGGACCACATCCACATGGTgtttgagcacttccagggatggtgcctCCACCAGTGCCCTGAACAGCCCATCCCAAAGCTGGGCCACCTTTTCCAAGAaggaattttcccccattccaaGGAACAATTTTCCCCTATTCCAAGAAGAAGTTTCCCCCCATTCCAAAGCTGAGCCACCTTTTCCAAGAAGGAATTTTCCCCTATTCCAAGAAGGAATTTTCCCCCATCCCAAAGCTGGGCCACCTTTTCCAAGAAGGAATTTTCCCCTATTCCAAAGCTGGGGTAAATTCCTCCTTTCCAAGAATGAATTCCTCCTTTCCAAGGAgaaattttcccccattccaaGAAGgaatttcccccccccccatcccAAAGCTGGGGTAAATTCCTCCTTTCCAAGAATGAATTCCTCCTTTCCAAGAAGGAATTTTCCCCCATCCCAAAGCTGGGCCACCTTTTCCAAAAAGGAATTCTCCTTTCCAAGAaggaattttcccccattccaaGAAGGAATTTtcctccatcccaaagctgGGCCATCTTTCCCAAGAAGGAATTTTCCCCCATCCCAAAGCTGGTCCACCTTTTCCAAGAAGGAATTCCTCCTTTCCAAGAAGGAATTTTACCCCAttccaagaaaataattttcccccattccaaAGCTGGGCCACCTCTTCcaagaaggaataaaaggaaTTTTCCCCCATCCCAAAGCTGGGCCACCTCTTCCAAGAaggaattttcccccattccaaGAAGGAATTTCCCCCCATTCCAAGGAgaaattttcccccattccaaaaaggaattttcccccattccaaGAAGGAATTTTCCCCCATCCCAAAGCTGGGGTAAATTCCTCCTCTCCAAGAATGAATTCCTCCTTTCCAAGGAgaaattttcccccattccaaAGCTGGGCCACCTTTTCCAAAAAGGAATTCTCCTTTCCAAGAAGGAACTTTCCCCCATTCCAAGAAGGAATCTTCCCCCATTCCAAGAAGAGATTTTCCCCCATCCCAAAGCTGGGCCACCttttccaggaaggaattttcccCTATTCCAAAGCTGGGGTAAATTCCTCCTTTCCAAGAATGAATTCCTCCTTTCCAAGAaggaattttcccccattccaaGAGGaaattttccccccattccaAGAAGGAATTTTCCCTGATTCCAAGAAGGAATTTTCCCCGATTCCAAGAAGGAATTTCCCCCCATTCCAAGAAGGAATTTTCCCCCACCCCAAAGCTGGGCCACCTTTTCCAAAAAGGAATTCTCCTTTCCAAGAaggaattttcccccattccaaGAGGaaattttccccccattccaAGAAGGAATTTTCCCCTATTCCAAGAATGAATTTTCCCTGATTCCAAGAAGcaattttcccccctcccaaAGCTGAGCCACCCTTTccaagcaggaatttccccCGGGAACATTTCCCCGCCGTTTCTCCCCAGGACATGGTCACGGCCACTCGGGCCCAGATCGCGGCTCACCTGCGCAGGAGCGAGGAGCAAACGCAGCGCATCCGCGGCGACCGCGAGGACGCCCAGCAGAAACTGCAGAAGCTCCGCTCTCAGATCAGCGGCGCCGGCGCCACGGCTCACACCCACCTGGTGACGCTCTGCTCCCAGTGCGCTGCCACCCTcaaggtgctgcagcagctggtggAGAAGGTGAGTTGGGCACCGCTGATGTCCCCGCTGTGTCCTGCTGTCCGTCCCCACCTGCCCATCCTGATGTCCCCACCAGGCTCAGCGCCTCCTGCgcctggctgagctgtgccGAAGGCTGGAGACAGAAGAAGAGAAGGTGCTGCCCTTCTACCCCTCCTCGCTGGGCGAGCTGGAGCAGCAAAAAGCCCGCCTGGTCCTGGAGGAGACGGCCAGCGAGCCCCTGGCACGGGTGAGGAGGCACCACCGCCATCCTCAGGCTGTGATTCGGCTCTGGGGATCCCCCAGCTGGTGCCTGGGGCAGGATGGAGGTGCCAAAAtcaccctgctgcctccccACAGGTGATGAAGGACTACATTGGGCTGGAGAGGTTCTGGcagaggttcaacaaggccaagctggaggagaaggggctggagaaggcacgggcaGCCTTGGCAgccaggaaccaggagctcaggaggctcctccagcagtaCCTGGCGGGGGCTACAATCCACCAGAAGGTGCCCAAAGATCCCCATCCCCTCCTTGCCACCGAGCAAAAACCTCATCCCCAGAAATGAGGGGGGGAGCCACGCTCAGGGACACTGGGCATGGCGAGGGCTCAACCACCAGGACCCCTTTTTGTGgctccaccagctccagctgaggctccctggcagagctgcctggtgTTTGGGGACTCAGGGACTGTCACTTCTTGGATATGCCTTAAAAGAGCAAAACTGCCTGAAAATGTGCCCCAGGGTGTTATTTCTGGGACACTGGACATGGTGCACCCCAAGAGCTTCTGGGGAGGGGTCAACCAACCACCAGGGATCCCTTTCCCAGCTGAGgctccctggcagccctgcctggTGTTTGGGGACTTAGGGATTTTCTGGATATGCCTTAAAAGAGCAAAACTGCCTGAAAATGTGCTCCAGGGTGTTATTTTTTGGGATTCATTGAGTCTGTAACCTGACAGGACCCATCCaggccctggggcaggcagggagctgaggggtgcacagccccttcccactgccctgtgcccatcacagcctctgcccactgccctgtgcccatcccagcccctgcccactgcccatcacagccccttcccactgccctgtgcccatcacagcctctgcccactgccctgtgcccatcacagcccctgcccactgccctgtgcccatcacagcccctgcccactgccctgtgcccatcacagcccctcctcactgccctgtgcccatcacagcctctgcccactgccctgtgcccatcacagcccctgcccactgccctgtgcccatcacagcccctgcccactgcccatcccagcccattcctactgccctgtgcccatcccagcccctcctcactgccctgtgcccgtCCCAGCCCATTCCTACTGCCCTGTGCCCGTCCCAGCCCATTCCTactgccctgtgcccatcccagcctattcccatttcccatcacagccccttcccactgccctgtgcccatctcagccccttcccactgccctgtgcccatcACAGCCCCTcccactgccctgtgcccatcacagccccttcccactgccctgtgcccatcccagcccattcccatttcccatcacagccccttcccactgccctgtgcccatccctgtgtcagGAAGAGCAGCCACAGATGCCAAAAGGGGGgaaggttttatttctttttggctttgttcctcttctcctccttctgcttcttcttggacagcctggggctgctggcctTGCGGTAGAGGTGGAAGCCAATGAGCCCCAGCAgcgctggcaccagtgccaggcacagcagTGGCACCACCTCGTTCAGCA
This region of Zonotrichia albicollis isolate bZonAlb1 chromosome 33, bZonAlb1.hap1, whole genome shotgun sequence genomic DNA includes:
- the DRC2 gene encoding dynein regulatory complex subunit 2, producing MARSQLSAPTSAEAELLLLQRQALVEEEQAKVKRALLTRFMQEKLSREEQSSLWGLHKVRTLWRSAQRKAKDKELRQDIEILSQTFSRVMDCKDGTIEALVTELKQAEEQQNRALSSHLDLTDQLLNLQRRRLQYLEQGFSAQVGALKAEFEAERKAMLEQRDWESWVLQQMELATEEEHAKSEQAALLNFQSARDDIKNKCWQDQQYSRLQLGARLEGLWDQIQTARRNYAQATEKKKVELEELKKKCERTSSEINTQAKKLEKLQDMVTATRAQIAAHLRRSEEQTQRIRGDREDAQQKLQKLRSQISGAGATAHTHLVTLCSQCAATLKVLQQLVEKAQRLLRLAELCRRLETEEEKVLPFYPSSLGELEQQKARLVLEETASEPLARVMKDYIGLERFWQRFNKAKLEEKGLEKARAALAARNQELRRLLQQYLAGATIHQKVPKDPHPLLATEQKPHPQK
- the FKBP11 gene encoding peptidyl-prolyl cis-trans isomerase FKBP11 isoform X2 — protein: MCVGEKRRAIIPPHLAYGKRGSPPTIPGDAMLRFEVELVGLSRASYWQKVLNEVVPLLCLALVPALLGLIGFHLYRKASSPRLSKKKQKEEKRNKAKKK